From Cervus canadensis isolate Bull #8, Minnesota chromosome 28, ASM1932006v1, whole genome shotgun sequence, one genomic window encodes:
- the LOC122429700 gene encoding protein C19orf12 homolog — translation MNVQSEQGKLKDFVAHSEDRVKNITDHIRSEDQFPVKNKVLQRSSKTVKPQRTPRGSRENGAYVPSIDVSVEDIMRLLCSISEKRKMKAAFKYSWLGAVVARTMVFVGGLVGGPPGIATGGAVRGLLGAWMTSEKFKPVPQIIMELPADEQERLFINAIAILRQLPWTNVKQLTMLVMGSETLQEQLVDMLKNYFSKELGSEVKQDK, via the exons A TGAATGTCCAGTCTGAGCAAGGGAAATTAAAGGACTTCGTTGCCCACTCAGAGGACAGAGTGAAGAACATCACTGACCACATCCGGTCTGAAGACCAGTTTCCAGTGAAAAACAAAGTCCTTCAGAGGAGTTCGAAGACCGTAAAACCCCAGAGGACCCCCAGAGGATCCCGAGAGAATGGGGCCTATGTGCCTAGCATTGACGTCTCAGTGGAGGACATCATGAGGCTGTTGTGCTCCATCTCTgagaagaggaagatgaaggCGGCCTTCAAGTACTCCTGGTTGGGCGCCGTAGTTGCCAGGACTATGGTCTTTGTGGGTGGTTTGGTGGGCGGTCCACCAGGAATAGCCACTGGGGGAGCCGTCAGGGGTCTGTTAGGTGCATGGATGACGAGTGAAAAGTTTAAGCCAGTTCCTCAGATCATAATGGAGCTACCAGCTGATGAACAGGAGAGGCTGTTTATCAATGCCATTGCCATCCTTAGGCAGCTGCCTTGGACGAATGTCAAGCAGCTGACCATGCTGGTCATGGGCAGTGAGACCCTGCAGGAGCAGCTGGTGGATATGCTGAAAAACTATTTTAGCAAGGAGCTGGGATCAGAAGTGAAGCAGGACAAGTAG
- the LOC122429725 gene encoding ubiquitin D-like: MAATAIDVTVHSEQWRPMTFTAHAGDRVNKINEHVRSRTKVPVQEQVLQLGSKTLKSQRTLSSYGIDKETTIHLTLKVVKPSDEELPLVLVEPGYEGQRHELQVRRSSSVTQVKEMIKMKTAIPPKKQIVNCNGKKLEDGKIMGDYGIKKGHLLFLTYHCIGG; the protein is encoded by the coding sequence TGAGCAATGGAGACCAATGACCTTCACTGCCCATGCGGGAGACAGAGTGAATAAGATCAATGAACATGTCCGGTCTAGGACCAAGGTTCCCGTTCAGGAACAGGTCCTCCAGCTGGGCTCGAAGACCCTGAAGTCCCAGAGAACTCTGTCATCGTATGGCATCGACAAGGAGACGACCATCCACCTCACCCTGAAGGTGGTGAAGCCCAGTGATGAGGAGCTGCCCTTGGTTTTGGTGGAGCCTGGTTATGAGGGGCAGAGGCATGAGCTCCAGGTGCGAAGATCCAGCTCAGTGACCCAGGTGAAGGAGATGATCAAGATGAAGACCGCTATACCCCCTAAGAAGCAGATTGTAAACTGCAATGGAAAGAAACTGGAAGATGGGAAGATCATGGGAGATTATGGCATCAAAAAGGGCCATTTACTCTTCCTGACATACCACTGCATTGGCGGGTGA